In a single window of the Callithrix jacchus isolate 240 chromosome 1, calJac240_pri, whole genome shotgun sequence genome:
- the SOHLH1 gene encoding spermatogenesis- and oogenesis-specific basic helix-loop-helix-containing protein 1 isoform X3, which yields MASWCSEPDPEVSGVPTVGGCNGSSLSGALSCCEDLAQGSRPPKAPLVTVGPSPFLPRNVISERERRKRISLSCERLRALLPQFDGRREDMASVLEMSVQFLRLVSTLGPGQERHAVSCKEMWPSLQENVLQLTLSSQIPAGVPDTGAGASGGARTPDSKVLLENPRPRDLASARHAGPEPLPHILASSQDLASARPVGPEPLPHILASSRQWDPPSCLALGTDEREALSGLCHVQGGPPSFPEPSSPVPWPPGLSLPKAERPPLPWPPFLQQLTSPVSSSEASGWLGQAGSLAVEAASLGEPADEAPMPVQEAGVPEGQRRQWPCVGPS from the exons ATGGCGTCCTGGTGCTCCGAGCCTGACCCGGAGGTCTCTGGAGTCCCCACTGTTGGGGGATGCAA CGGCTCCTCCCTATCTGGTGCCCTCTCTTGCTGCGAGGACTTGGCCCAGGGCTCTCGCCCGCCCAAGGCTCCTCTGGTGACTGTGGGTCCTAGCCCCTTCCTCCCGCGGAACGTGATCAGCGAGAGGGAGCGCAG GAAGCGGATCTCCTTGAGCTGTGAGCGTCTGCGAGCCCTGCTGCCCCAGTTTGATGGCCGGCGGGAGGACATGGCCTCGGTCCTGGAGATGTCTGTGCAGTTCCTTCGGCTCGTCAGCACCCTGGGGCCTGGCCAGGAGAGGCACGCTGTGAGTTGTAAG GAGATGTGGCCCTCATTGCAGGAGAATGTTCTACAGTTGACGCTGTCGAGTCAGATTCCAGCAGGTGTGCCAGACACTGGGGCAGGAGCATCTGGTGGGGCTCG AACCCCAGATTCGAAGGTGCTTCTGGAAAACCCTCGGCCCCGGGATCTGGCATCAGCCCGTCATGCGGGCCCAGAGCCCCTCCCCCACATCCTTGCATCCTCCCAGGATCTGGCATCAGCTCGTCCTGTGGGCCCAGAGCCCCTCCCCCACATCCTTGCATCCTCCAGGCAGTGGGACCCCCCGAGCTGCCTGGCCCTGGGCACGGATGAGCGTGAGGCACTGTCGGGGCTGTGCCATGTGCAGGGTGGGCCGCCCTCTTTCCCAG AACCTTCCAGCCCAGTGCCATGGCCCCCAGGCCTGAGTCTTCCTAAGGCTGAGAGGCCACCCTTGCCCTGGCCTCCGTTCTTGCAGCAGCTGACCTCGCCCGTGTCGAGCAGTGAGGCCTCTGGCTGGTTGGGCCAGGCTGGATCCCTGGCTGTGGAGGCTGCATCTCTGGGGGAGCCAGCTGATGAGGCCCCCATGCCTGTGCAGGAGGCCGG GGTCCCGGAAGGGCAGAGGAGGCAGTGGCCCTGTGTGGGCCCCAGCTGA
- the SOHLH1 gene encoding spermatogenesis- and oogenesis-specific basic helix-loop-helix-containing protein 1 isoform X2 has translation MASWCSEPDPEVSGVPTVGGCNGSSLSGALSCCEDLAQGSRPPKAPLVTVGPSPFLPRNVISERERRKRISLSCERLRALLPQFDGRREDMASVLEMSVQFLRLVSTLGPGQERHAVSCKENVLQLTLSSQIPAGVPDTGAGASGGARTPDSKVLLENPRPRDLASARHAGPEPLPHILASSQDLASARPVGPEPLPHILASSRQWDPPSCLALGTDEREALSGLCHVQGGPPSFPEPSSPVPWPPGLSLPKAERPPLPWPPFLQQLTSPVSSSEASGWLGQAGSLAVEAASLGEPADEAPMPVQEAGCVLGSDVEDGTSFLLTAAGPSSWQGSRKGRGGSGPVWAPAESSPLDEGEPGFLGDPEPGSQELQHSPLEPWGLDVSSAGLALKDEVDSLFPNFFAC, from the exons ATGGCGTCCTGGTGCTCCGAGCCTGACCCGGAGGTCTCTGGAGTCCCCACTGTTGGGGGATGCAA CGGCTCCTCCCTATCTGGTGCCCTCTCTTGCTGCGAGGACTTGGCCCAGGGCTCTCGCCCGCCCAAGGCTCCTCTGGTGACTGTGGGTCCTAGCCCCTTCCTCCCGCGGAACGTGATCAGCGAGAGGGAGCGCAG GAAGCGGATCTCCTTGAGCTGTGAGCGTCTGCGAGCCCTGCTGCCCCAGTTTGATGGCCGGCGGGAGGACATGGCCTCGGTCCTGGAGATGTCTGTGCAGTTCCTTCGGCTCGTCAGCACCCTGGGGCCTGGCCAGGAGAGGCACGCTGTGAGTTGTAAG GAGAATGTTCTACAGTTGACGCTGTCGAGTCAGATTCCAGCAGGTGTGCCAGACACTGGGGCAGGAGCATCTGGTGGGGCTCG AACCCCAGATTCGAAGGTGCTTCTGGAAAACCCTCGGCCCCGGGATCTGGCATCAGCCCGTCATGCGGGCCCAGAGCCCCTCCCCCACATCCTTGCATCCTCCCAGGATCTGGCATCAGCTCGTCCTGTGGGCCCAGAGCCCCTCCCCCACATCCTTGCATCCTCCAGGCAGTGGGACCCCCCGAGCTGCCTGGCCCTGGGCACGGATGAGCGTGAGGCACTGTCGGGGCTGTGCCATGTGCAGGGTGGGCCGCCCTCTTTCCCAG AACCTTCCAGCCCAGTGCCATGGCCCCCAGGCCTGAGTCTTCCTAAGGCTGAGAGGCCACCCTTGCCCTGGCCTCCGTTCTTGCAGCAGCTGACCTCGCCCGTGTCGAGCAGTGAGGCCTCTGGCTGGTTGGGCCAGGCTGGATCCCTGGCTGTGGAGGCTGCATCTCTGGGGGAGCCAGCTGATGAGGCCCCCATGCCTGTGCAGGAGGCCGG GTGTGTGCTGGGGTCTGATGTGGAGGATGGGACGTCCTTCCTGCTGACCGCTGCTGGTCCCAGCTCGTGGCAGG GGTCCCGGAAGGGCAGAGGAGGCAGTGGCCCTGTGTGGGCCCCAGCTGAGAGCAGCCCACTGGATGAGGGAGAGCCAGGCTTCCTAGGGGACCCTGAGCCTGGCTCCCAGGAGCTCCAGCACAGCCCTCTGGAGCCGTGGGGCTTGGATGTGAGCTCTGCGGGCCTGGCCCTGAAGGACGAGGTGGACAGCCTCTTCCCCAACTTCTTTGCCTGCTAG
- the SOHLH1 gene encoding spermatogenesis- and oogenesis-specific basic helix-loop-helix-containing protein 1 isoform X1, with protein sequence MASWCSEPDPEVSGVPTVGGCNGSSLSGALSCCEDLAQGSRPPKAPLVTVGPSPFLPRNVISERERRKRISLSCERLRALLPQFDGRREDMASVLEMSVQFLRLVSTLGPGQERHAVSCKEMWPSLQENVLQLTLSSQIPAGVPDTGAGASGGARTPDSKVLLENPRPRDLASARHAGPEPLPHILASSQDLASARPVGPEPLPHILASSRQWDPPSCLALGTDEREALSGLCHVQGGPPSFPEPSSPVPWPPGLSLPKAERPPLPWPPFLQQLTSPVSSSEASGWLGQAGSLAVEAASLGEPADEAPMPVQEAGCVLGSDVEDGTSFLLTAAGPSSWQGSRKGRGGSGPVWAPAESSPLDEGEPGFLGDPEPGSQELQHSPLEPWGLDVSSAGLALKDEVDSLFPNFFAC encoded by the exons ATGGCGTCCTGGTGCTCCGAGCCTGACCCGGAGGTCTCTGGAGTCCCCACTGTTGGGGGATGCAA CGGCTCCTCCCTATCTGGTGCCCTCTCTTGCTGCGAGGACTTGGCCCAGGGCTCTCGCCCGCCCAAGGCTCCTCTGGTGACTGTGGGTCCTAGCCCCTTCCTCCCGCGGAACGTGATCAGCGAGAGGGAGCGCAG GAAGCGGATCTCCTTGAGCTGTGAGCGTCTGCGAGCCCTGCTGCCCCAGTTTGATGGCCGGCGGGAGGACATGGCCTCGGTCCTGGAGATGTCTGTGCAGTTCCTTCGGCTCGTCAGCACCCTGGGGCCTGGCCAGGAGAGGCACGCTGTGAGTTGTAAG GAGATGTGGCCCTCATTGCAGGAGAATGTTCTACAGTTGACGCTGTCGAGTCAGATTCCAGCAGGTGTGCCAGACACTGGGGCAGGAGCATCTGGTGGGGCTCG AACCCCAGATTCGAAGGTGCTTCTGGAAAACCCTCGGCCCCGGGATCTGGCATCAGCCCGTCATGCGGGCCCAGAGCCCCTCCCCCACATCCTTGCATCCTCCCAGGATCTGGCATCAGCTCGTCCTGTGGGCCCAGAGCCCCTCCCCCACATCCTTGCATCCTCCAGGCAGTGGGACCCCCCGAGCTGCCTGGCCCTGGGCACGGATGAGCGTGAGGCACTGTCGGGGCTGTGCCATGTGCAGGGTGGGCCGCCCTCTTTCCCAG AACCTTCCAGCCCAGTGCCATGGCCCCCAGGCCTGAGTCTTCCTAAGGCTGAGAGGCCACCCTTGCCCTGGCCTCCGTTCTTGCAGCAGCTGACCTCGCCCGTGTCGAGCAGTGAGGCCTCTGGCTGGTTGGGCCAGGCTGGATCCCTGGCTGTGGAGGCTGCATCTCTGGGGGAGCCAGCTGATGAGGCCCCCATGCCTGTGCAGGAGGCCGG GTGTGTGCTGGGGTCTGATGTGGAGGATGGGACGTCCTTCCTGCTGACCGCTGCTGGTCCCAGCTCGTGGCAGG GGTCCCGGAAGGGCAGAGGAGGCAGTGGCCCTGTGTGGGCCCCAGCTGAGAGCAGCCCACTGGATGAGGGAGAGCCAGGCTTCCTAGGGGACCCTGAGCCTGGCTCCCAGGAGCTCCAGCACAGCCCTCTGGAGCCGTGGGGCTTGGATGTGAGCTCTGCGGGCCTGGCCCTGAAGGACGAGGTGGACAGCCTCTTCCCCAACTTCTTTGCCTGCTAG